The Pseudomonas fluorescens genome includes a window with the following:
- a CDS encoding PilZ domain-containing protein gives MYKKRRIERQQLPYFLRVFNGVNGKPIGFLGNVSADGLMLISHLPLMVGADFDLHLKIPSDEGPQQNIVLRANCLWCREDVTPQHFDAGFSLQWAPPEYGQLISALQQYFSFYPLPESA, from the coding sequence ATGTACAAAAAACGGCGCATCGAACGGCAGCAGCTGCCGTATTTCCTGAGAGTGTTTAATGGCGTCAACGGCAAGCCCATCGGTTTTTTGGGCAACGTTTCTGCAGATGGCCTGATGCTGATCAGCCATTTACCGTTGATGGTCGGTGCGGACTTTGACTTGCACCTGAAAATCCCTTCCGACGAGGGACCGCAGCAGAACATTGTGCTCAGAGCCAATTGCCTGTGGTGCCGCGAAGACGTGACGCCGCAGCATTTCGACGCCGGTTTCAGCCTGCAATGGGCGCCGCCGGAGTACGGGCAACTGATCAGCGCATTGCAACAATATTTCAGTTTTTATCCGTTGCCGGAATCGGCCTGA
- a CDS encoding tetratricopeptide repeat protein yields the protein MRFVLFVALALSVTGCTRWSMNHHMNLAYKAYDRGNCEQVMLELSQVDRASRARRYMQPEVSMLRGQCLERQKLFVDAAQTYQFIITQYPNSEYAFRARARLETLQSLGHYPTRSASAIRPTAS from the coding sequence ATGCGATTCGTGCTTTTTGTTGCCCTGGCCCTGAGCGTCACGGGCTGCACCCGTTGGTCGATGAACCATCACATGAACCTGGCCTACAAGGCCTATGACCGCGGTAATTGCGAGCAGGTCATGCTCGAACTGTCCCAGGTCGACCGCGCCAGCCGTGCCCGCCGCTACATGCAGCCGGAAGTCTCGATGCTGCGCGGCCAGTGCCTGGAACGGCAGAAGCTGTTTGTCGATGCGGCGCAGACCTACCAGTTCATCATCACGCAATACCCTAACAGTGAATACGCCTTCCGCGCCCGCGCCCGGCTCGAGACCTTGCAGAGCCTGGGCCATTACCCGACCCGCAGCGCGTCGGCGATCCGCCCGACGGCGTCCTGA
- a CDS encoding sensor histidine kinase produces the protein MLPTTRTLRLSLYTLLILTGAAVAATLAVRHAERVALEEDASRANQQLALYANSLHTLIERYRALPAVLALDPELRSALKGPVGAAQQDVLNRKLERINGAAQSSTLELLDHTGLAVAASNWRLPSSYVGHNYGFRPYFLQTRTQGTGRFYAVGVTSGIPGYFLSSAVTDDNGEFLGAMVVKLEFPELEREWRQGSDTLLVSDARSIIFIANRPGWRYRHLQPLSDSDRAELKATRQYDKQPLQPLAYETLRRFDDNSHLARVETPDGAAEYLWESLPLTAEGWTLHLLRRPQIAFEDRRNAGLAAAGSWLALVFLLLFLNQRWRLARLRQRSREELERLVEERTRDLRTAQDGLVQSAKLAALGQMSAALAHEINQPLTAQRMQLATLRLLLDHGRVDDAYKALKPVDDMLTRMAALTGHLKTFARKSPSGLRERLDLAAVVDQALQLLDTRLRDEQISTVLHLTRPAWVRGDAIRLEQVLINLLRNALDAMAEQPIKRLEVRLEADEQLWRLTVSDSGTGIAEEHLAQVFDPFFTTKAVGDGLGLGLAVSFAIIHESGGRLTADNHEHGAVFCVTLPIDQEAQLHA, from the coding sequence ATGCTGCCAACTACCCGTACCTTGCGTCTGTCGTTGTACACCTTGCTGATCCTCACCGGCGCAGCCGTTGCCGCCACCCTCGCCGTGCGCCACGCCGAACGCGTGGCCCTGGAAGAAGACGCCAGCCGTGCCAACCAGCAGTTGGCGCTGTACGCCAATTCGTTGCACACCCTGATCGAGCGCTATCGCGCCCTGCCTGCCGTGCTGGCGCTGGACCCGGAGTTACGTTCGGCCCTCAAGGGACCGGTCGGCGCGGCGCAGCAGGATGTATTGAACCGCAAGCTGGAACGGATCAATGGCGCCGCCCAGTCATCCACCCTGGAATTGCTCGACCACACAGGCTTGGCCGTCGCGGCCAGCAACTGGCGCCTGCCCAGCAGCTATGTCGGGCACAACTATGGCTTTCGTCCGTATTTCCTCCAGACCCGCACCCAGGGCACCGGACGTTTTTATGCGGTGGGCGTGACCAGCGGCATCCCGGGATACTTCCTCTCCAGCGCCGTGACCGACGACAACGGCGAGTTCCTCGGCGCGATGGTGGTAAAGCTGGAGTTTCCGGAGCTGGAACGCGAATGGCGCCAGGGCAGCGACACTCTGCTGGTCAGCGATGCCCGGAGCATCATCTTCATCGCCAACCGCCCGGGCTGGCGTTATCGCCACTTGCAGCCGCTGAGCGACAGCGACCGCGCCGAGCTCAAGGCCACCCGTCAATACGACAAACAACCGTTGCAACCGCTGGCTTACGAAACGTTGCGGCGCTTTGACGACAATAGCCATCTGGCCCGGGTCGAGACGCCCGATGGCGCGGCGGAGTACCTGTGGGAATCCTTGCCGCTGACCGCCGAAGGCTGGACGCTGCACTTGCTGCGCCGTCCGCAGATCGCCTTCGAAGACCGGCGTAATGCCGGGCTCGCGGCCGCCGGTTCGTGGCTGGCGCTGGTGTTCCTGCTGCTGTTTCTCAACCAGCGCTGGCGCCTGGCAAGGTTGCGCCAGCGCAGCCGCGAAGAGCTCGAACGGTTGGTCGAAGAACGTACCCGGGATCTGCGCACGGCCCAGGACGGGTTGGTGCAATCGGCCAAGCTGGCGGCACTGGGGCAGATGTCGGCGGCCCTGGCCCATGAAATCAACCAGCCCTTGACCGCCCAGCGCATGCAATTGGCGACCCTGCGCTTGTTGCTCGATCACGGTCGGGTCGATGACGCCTACAAGGCCCTCAAGCCGGTGGACGACATGCTGACGCGTATGGCCGCCCTCACCGGCCACTTGAAAACATTTGCCCGCAAAAGCCCCAGCGGCCTGCGCGAACGCCTGGACCTGGCGGCGGTGGTCGACCAGGCGCTGCAATTGCTGGACACGCGCCTGCGCGACGAACAGATCAGCACCGTGTTGCACCTGACTCGACCGGCCTGGGTGCGCGGCGATGCGATCCGCCTCGAACAAGTGTTGATCAACCTGCTGCGCAATGCCCTCGACGCCATGGCCGAGCAACCCATCAAGCGCCTGGAAGTGCGCCTGGAGGCCGATGAGCAATTGTGGCGCCTGACCGTCAGCGACAGCGGCACCGGGATCGCCGAGGAACACCTGGCCCAGGTGTTCGATCCGTTTTTCACCACCAAGGCGGTAGGCGACGGCTTGGGCTTGGGGCTGGCGGTTTCCTTCGCGATCATTCATGAATCCGGCGGGCGGCTGACGGCAGACAATCACGAACATGGCGCAGTATTCTGCGTGACCTTGCCCATCGATCAGGAGGCCCAACTGCATGCTTGA
- the pyk gene encoding pyruvate kinase translates to MSVRRTKIVATLGPASNSPEVLEQLILAGLDVARLNFSHGTPEEHKARAKLVRDLAAKHGRFVALLGDLQGPKIRIAKFANKRIELKIGDTFTFSTSHPLTEGNQQVVGIDYPDLVKDCGVGDELLLDDGRVVMRVETATATELNCVVTIGGPLSDHKGINRRGGGLTAPALTEKDKADIKLAAEMEVDYLAVSFPRDAADMEYARQLRDEAGGTAWLVAKIERAEAVADDETLDGLIKASDAVMVARGDLGVEIGDAELVGIQKKIILHARRHNKAVIVATQMMESMIQNPMPTRAEVSDVANAVLDYTDAVMLSAESAAGLYPLEAVQAMARICIGAEKHPTSKTSSHRIGKTFERCDESIALATMYTANHFPGVKAIIALTESGYTPLIMSRIRSSVPIYAFSPHRETQARAAMFRGVYTVPFDPAALQPGEVSQAAVDELVKRGVVQTGDWVILTKGDSYHTIGGTNGMKILHVGDPMV, encoded by the coding sequence ATGTCCGTCCGTCGCACCAAAATCGTCGCTACCCTTGGCCCGGCCAGTAATTCGCCGGAAGTTCTCGAACAGCTGATTCTGGCTGGCCTGGACGTCGCCCGCCTGAACTTTTCCCACGGTACCCCCGAAGAACACAAGGCACGTGCCAAGCTGGTGCGCGACCTCGCCGCCAAGCACGGCCGTTTCGTTGCCCTGCTGGGCGACCTGCAAGGCCCGAAGATCCGTATCGCCAAATTCGCCAACAAGCGCATCGAGCTGAAGATTGGTGACACCTTCACCTTCTCCACCAGCCATCCGCTGACCGAAGGCAACCAACAGGTGGTGGGTATCGACTACCCGGACCTGGTCAAGGACTGCGGCGTGGGCGACGAGTTGCTGCTCGACGACGGTCGCGTGGTGATGCGCGTCGAGACCGCCACCGCCACCGAACTGAACTGCGTCGTGACCATCGGCGGCCCGCTGTCGGACCACAAAGGCATCAACCGTCGCGGTGGTGGCCTGACCGCACCGGCCCTGACCGAAAAAGACAAGGCCGACATCAAGCTGGCCGCAGAGATGGAAGTCGATTACCTGGCCGTGTCCTTCCCCCGTGACGCCGCCGACATGGAATACGCCCGTCAACTGCGCGACGAAGCCGGCGGTACTGCCTGGCTGGTGGCCAAGATCGAGCGCGCCGAAGCCGTCGCCGACGACGAAACCCTCGACGGCCTGATCAAGGCCTCCGACGCCGTGATGGTGGCCCGTGGCGACCTGGGCGTGGAAATCGGCGACGCTGAGCTGGTGGGTATCCAGAAGAAGATCATCCTGCACGCACGCCGCCACAACAAAGCGGTGATCGTCGCGACCCAGATGATGGAGTCGATGATCCAGAACCCGATGCCGACCCGTGCCGAAGTGTCCGACGTAGCCAACGCCGTATTGGACTACACCGACGCCGTGATGCTCTCGGCCGAAAGCGCCGCGGGCCTCTACCCGCTCGAAGCGGTGCAGGCCATGGCACGCATCTGCATCGGCGCTGAAAAGCACCCGACCAGCAAGACTTCCAGCCACCGCATCGGCAAGACCTTCGAGCGCTGCGACGAGAGCATCGCCCTGGCGACGATGTACACCGCCAACCACTTCCCGGGCGTGAAAGCGATCATCGCCCTGACCGAAAGTGGCTACACGCCGTTGATCATGTCGCGCATCCGTTCCTCGGTGCCGATCTACGCATTCTCCCCGCACCGCGAAACCCAGGCTCGCGCCGCCATGTTCCGTGGCGTCTACACCGTGCCGTTCGACCCGGCCGCCCTGCAACCGGGCGAAGTCAGCCAGGCGGCGGTGGATGAACTGGTCAAGCGCGGCGTGGTGCAGACCGGTGACTGGGTCATCCTGACCAAAGGCGACAGCTACCACACCATCGGCGGCACCAACGGGATGAAAATCCTGCATGTTGGCGACCCGATGGTCTGA
- a CDS encoding sigma-54-dependent transcriptional regulator, with protein MLDSVMVVDDEGSIRSAVEQWLSLSGFQVQLFARADECLARLPEHFPGVILSDVRMPGLSGLELLAEVRRRDPDLPVILLTGHGDVPMAVEAMRDGAYDFLEKPFSPEALLGSLRRALDKRTLVLENRRLHEQADARARLDGTLLGVSRALQNLRRQVLDLAALPVNVLIRGETGSGKELVARCLHDFGTRASMPFVALNCAAIPEALFEAELFGHESGAFTGAQGKRIGKLEYANGGTLFLDEIESMPLAQQVKLLRVLQEQKLERLGSNQSIQVDLRIIAATKPDLLDEARAGRFREDLAYRLNIAELRLPPLRERREDIPLLFEHFTHSAAERLGRAAAPLSGPQLSHLLSHDWPGNVRELANVAERQVLGLDQPQALETEPGQSLAAQQEAFEAQCLRAALTRHKGDVKAVLEELQLPRRTFNEKMQRHGLSREMFL; from the coding sequence ATGCTTGATTCAGTCATGGTCGTGGATGACGAAGGCAGCATCCGCAGTGCCGTCGAGCAATGGTTGAGCCTGTCGGGGTTCCAGGTGCAGTTGTTCGCCCGCGCCGACGAATGCCTGGCCCGGTTGCCGGAGCATTTCCCCGGGGTGATCCTCAGCGACGTGCGCATGCCCGGCCTCAGCGGCCTGGAACTGTTGGCCGAAGTGCGTCGCCGCGATCCGGACCTGCCGGTGATTTTGTTGACCGGCCACGGCGACGTGCCCATGGCTGTGGAGGCCATGCGCGACGGCGCCTACGACTTCCTGGAAAAACCCTTCAGCCCCGAAGCCCTGCTCGGCAGCCTGCGCCGGGCCCTGGACAAGCGCACCCTGGTCCTGGAAAACCGTCGCCTGCATGAACAAGCCGACGCCCGGGCCCGCCTCGATGGCACGCTGCTGGGCGTTTCCCGTGCGTTGCAAAACCTGCGGCGCCAGGTGCTGGACCTGGCCGCACTGCCGGTCAACGTGTTGATCCGCGGCGAAACCGGCAGCGGCAAGGAACTGGTCGCCCGTTGCCTGCACGACTTCGGCACGAGGGCGAGCATGCCCTTCGTCGCGTTGAACTGCGCAGCCATTCCCGAAGCGCTGTTCGAAGCGGAGCTGTTCGGTCACGAAAGCGGCGCCTTCACCGGCGCCCAGGGCAAGCGCATCGGCAAGCTCGAATACGCCAACGGCGGCACGCTGTTCCTCGATGAAATCGAGAGCATGCCCCTGGCCCAGCAGGTCAAGTTATTGCGGGTGTTGCAGGAACAGAAGCTCGAACGCCTGGGTTCCAACCAGAGCATCCAGGTGGACCTGCGCATCATCGCCGCCACCAAGCCCGACCTGCTGGACGAAGCCCGGGCCGGGCGTTTTCGCGAAGACCTGGCCTATCGCTTGAACATCGCCGAGCTGCGCCTGCCGCCGCTGCGAGAACGGCGCGAGGACATTCCCCTACTGTTCGAGCATTTCACCCACAGCGCCGCCGAACGCCTGGGCCGCGCCGCCGCGCCCCTGAGCGGCCCGCAATTGAGCCACCTGCTCAGCCACGACTGGCCGGGCAACGTGCGAGAGCTGGCCAATGTCGCCGAACGCCAGGTGTTGGGGCTCGATCAACCACAGGCCCTGGAGACGGAGCCGGGCCAGTCCCTCGCGGCCCAGCAGGAAGCCTTCGAAGCCCAATGCCTGCGCGCCGCCCTGACGCGGCACAAAGGCGATGTGAAAGCGGTGCTCGAAGAACTGCAACTGCCGCGCCGCACCTTCAATGAAAAGATGCAGCGCCATGGGTTGAGTCGGGAAATGTTTTTGTAG
- a CDS encoding DUF6124 family protein, whose protein sequence is MIKPTPNPPHTDPLSPHETLDPEKLDEAAQRALDYYLKPNHGQPDKKPGKQPDYFIVAPDADPDGMLAHTYETFCSVSTLILDLSEDLEGAPRNLALAIHQMGEMGVLLLEKMLDNEAKVQR, encoded by the coding sequence ATGATCAAACCAACCCCCAATCCGCCCCATACCGACCCGCTCTCCCCCCACGAAACCCTCGACCCCGAAAAGCTCGACGAAGCCGCCCAAAGAGCCCTCGACTATTACCTCAAGCCCAACCACGGCCAACCTGACAAGAAGCCTGGCAAACAACCGGACTACTTCATCGTCGCCCCCGACGCCGACCCCGATGGCATGCTCGCGCACACCTACGAAACCTTCTGTTCGGTGAGCACGCTGATCCTGGATTTATCGGAAGACCTGGAAGGCGCCCCGCGCAACCTGGCCCTGGCGATTCACCAAATGGGCGAGATGGGGGTGTTGTTGCTGGAGAAGATGCTGGATAACGAGGCGAAGGTTCAGCGCTAG
- a CDS encoding GGDEF domain-containing protein, whose translation MTHNAIQRLLLKRFALAAATYALALVLLWLAFFSGHYLDSLRGVIIGSVLVVLCQAGLFALFITDRNLRFADPSLTEAQVLIGLGWQTWMMAHLDQARGVFLVFYVLILLFGLFHLSRRAFVRCATLVFISFAAITLWDGYFFRLPDPTLAGLQVAVLFLVLVWLVFYARYVQISRQRMRQRRFALQAHQDTLRGMMRQLEDLVATDELTGLFNRRHFLRLASRELNTLRPGIAHGLALIDLDHFKRINDLHGHAAGDQVLQAFAAVATACLREGDVLARYGGEEFVMLLPACDPQRLTACCERLRLAFTEVELIGLQVGALSLSAGMTMLGMGDDLDNALQRADQALYRAKRDGRNRCAAAWENVDA comes from the coding sequence TTGACCCATAACGCCATTCAACGTCTTTTGCTGAAACGCTTCGCTTTGGCGGCAGCGACGTACGCGCTGGCACTGGTTTTATTGTGGCTGGCATTTTTCAGTGGTCATTACCTCGATTCGTTGCGCGGTGTCATCATCGGCAGCGTGTTGGTCGTGCTGTGCCAGGCTGGGCTGTTTGCGCTGTTTATCACGGATCGTAACCTGCGCTTCGCCGACCCCAGCCTTACCGAAGCGCAGGTGTTGATCGGCCTGGGCTGGCAGACCTGGATGATGGCGCACCTGGACCAGGCTCGGGGCGTGTTCCTGGTGTTTTATGTATTGATCCTGCTGTTCGGGCTGTTTCACCTGTCGCGCCGGGCCTTCGTGCGCTGCGCGACGCTGGTGTTCATCAGCTTCGCCGCTATTACCCTTTGGGACGGTTACTTCTTCAGGCTTCCCGATCCCACCTTGGCCGGGTTGCAGGTGGCCGTGCTGTTTCTGGTGCTGGTGTGGCTGGTGTTTTACGCCCGCTACGTCCAGATATCACGTCAGCGCATGCGCCAGCGGCGGTTTGCCCTGCAGGCGCACCAGGACACCTTGCGCGGGATGATGCGCCAGCTCGAAGACCTGGTGGCCACCGACGAGCTGACCGGGCTGTTCAATCGCCGCCACTTCCTGCGCCTCGCTTCGCGCGAACTCAACACGCTCAGGCCCGGCATCGCCCATGGCCTGGCCCTGATCGACCTCGACCATTTCAAGCGCATCAACGACCTGCACGGCCACGCCGCCGGCGATCAGGTGCTGCAGGCATTTGCCGCGGTCGCCACAGCGTGCCTGCGCGAGGGCGATGTATTGGCCCGTTATGGTGGCGAGGAGTTCGTCATGCTGCTGCCTGCCTGCGACCCCCAGCGCCTGACGGCCTGCTGTGAAAGGCTGCGGCTGGCATTCACAGAAGTCGAGCTGATCGGTCTGCAGGTCGGCGCCCTCAGCTTGTCGGCGGGCATGACGATGCTGGGAATGGGCGATGACCTGGACAACGCGTTGCAGCGTGCCGACCAGGCCCTGTACCGTGCCAAGCGAGACGGTCGCAATCGGTGCGCTGCCGCCTGGGAGAACGTCGATGCCTGA
- a CDS encoding iron-sulfur-binding ferredoxin reductase, producing the protein MPELTVAGRQWTVAAGSNLLDALNGAGVAVPYSCRAGSCHACLVQCVGGDVRDSRPDALSPTQRDQGWRLACQCQVVEDVQIHTFDPQRDGQAANVTAVDWLGGDVLRLRITPKRSLRYQAGQHLVLWAGDVARPYSLASLPEEDRFLEFHLDCREPGQFIDAARRMKAGDPIRLGELRGGALHYDPDWHARPLWLLAAGTGLAPLFGLLREALRQDHQGAIRLIHVAHDAAGHYLAKPLAALAAKHQNLTVELLTAAEAPSALAQLRLVSRQTQALLCGHPDRVEAFAKRLYLAGLPRNQLLADVFLPRG; encoded by the coding sequence ATGCCTGAACTGACAGTCGCCGGTCGGCAATGGACGGTGGCGGCGGGCAGTAACCTGCTGGACGCCTTGAACGGTGCAGGCGTCGCGGTGCCCTACAGTTGCCGCGCCGGCAGTTGCCACGCCTGCCTGGTGCAGTGTGTGGGCGGTGATGTGCGCGACAGCCGCCCCGACGCCCTGAGCCCGACGCAGCGCGACCAGGGTTGGCGGCTGGCCTGCCAATGCCAGGTGGTCGAGGATGTGCAGATCCACACCTTCGACCCGCAACGCGACGGCCAGGCCGCTAACGTGACGGCGGTGGATTGGCTTGGTGGCGATGTGCTGCGCCTGCGCATCACCCCCAAGCGGTCGCTGCGTTATCAGGCCGGGCAGCATCTGGTGCTGTGGGCCGGCGACGTGGCCCGGCCGTATTCCCTGGCGAGCCTGCCCGAGGAAGACCGTTTCCTGGAATTCCACCTCGATTGCCGCGAACCCGGTCAATTCATCGATGCGGCCCGGCGGATGAAGGCCGGTGATCCGATCCGCCTGGGCGAGTTGCGCGGCGGTGCCCTGCATTACGACCCCGACTGGCACGCCAGGCCGCTGTGGCTGCTCGCCGCCGGCACCGGCCTGGCGCCGCTGTTCGGCTTGCTGCGCGAAGCCTTGCGTCAGGATCACCAAGGCGCGATTCGCCTTATTCACGTGGCCCATGATGCGGCTGGGCATTACCTGGCCAAACCCCTGGCGGCGCTGGCGGCCAAGCACCAAAACCTCACCGTGGAACTGTTGACCGCGGCCGAGGCGCCGTCCGCCTTGGCGCAACTGCGGCTTGTTTCACGGCAAACCCAGGCCTTACTCTGCGGCCATCCCGACCGGGTCGAGGCCTTTGCCAAACGCTTGTACCTGGCCGGCTTGCCGCGCAACCAACTGCTGGCCGACGTCTTCCTGCCCCGTGGTTGA
- a CDS encoding enoyl-CoA hydratase produces the protein MTPTLLLDRERGLLTVRLNRAEKKNALTRAMYSQLAQALAMADSDPQIRAVLLTGSSDCFTAGNDIVDFLEQPPNDLDNPVFQFMLSLLDCRKPVIAAVAGPAVGIGTTLLLHCDLVYVSRDARLRMPFVNLGLCPEFGSSLILPRLLGQARAAQLLLLGEGFSGEQAVAWGIATEAMDSGEAALAKAREVALRFESLPAEAVSISKQLMKAPDREQLRKVIEAEGKLFTQRLRSPEAVAALSGFINRQ, from the coding sequence ATGACCCCAACCCTGTTGCTCGACCGAGAACGCGGCCTGCTGACGGTGCGCTTGAACCGTGCGGAAAAGAAAAACGCCCTGACCCGGGCCATGTACAGTCAGTTGGCCCAAGCCCTGGCGATGGCGGACAGCGACCCGCAGATTCGCGCAGTGCTGCTCACCGGTTCCAGCGACTGCTTCACTGCCGGCAACGACATCGTCGACTTCCTCGAACAACCACCGAACGACCTCGATAACCCGGTGTTCCAGTTCATGCTCAGCCTGCTCGATTGCCGCAAACCGGTGATCGCCGCCGTGGCCGGGCCGGCGGTGGGCATCGGCACCACGTTGCTGTTGCATTGCGACCTGGTCTACGTCAGCCGGGACGCGCGGCTGCGCATGCCGTTCGTCAACTTGGGGCTGTGCCCGGAATTCGGCTCCAGCCTCATCCTGCCACGGTTGCTGGGCCAGGCCAGGGCCGCGCAATTGTTGCTGTTGGGCGAGGGCTTCAGTGGCGAACAAGCGGTCGCCTGGGGCATTGCCACCGAGGCAATGGACAGTGGCGAGGCGGCATTGGCCAAGGCGCGGGAGGTGGCGTTGCGCTTCGAATCGCTGCCGGCTGAAGCGGTGAGTATCAGCAAGCAACTGATGAAAGCGCCGGACCGGGAACAGTTGCGCAAGGTGATTGAAGCAGAGGGCAAGCTGTTCACCCAGCGGCTGCGTTCGCCCGAGGCGGTTGCGGCGTTGTCGGGGTTTATCAACAGGCAATAA
- a CDS encoding fumarate hydratase, with translation MTVIKQDDLIQSVADALQFISYYHPVDFIQAMHEAYLREESPAARDSMAQILINSRMCATGHRPICQDTGIVTVFVRVGMDVRWDGATMSLDDMINEGVRRAYNLPENVLRASILADPAGARKNTKDNTPAVIHYSIVPGNTVEVDVAAKGGGSENKSKMAMLNPSDSIVDWVLKTVPTMGAGWCPPGMLGIGIGGTAEKAAVMAKEVLMESIDIHELKARGPQNRIEEMRLELFEKVNQLGIGAQGLGGLTTVLDVKIMDYPTHAASLPVCMIPNCAATRHAHFVLDGSGPASLEAPPLDAYPEIVWEAGPSARRVNLDTLTPEEVQSWKPGETVLLNGKMLTGRDAAHKRMVEMLNKGETLPVDLKGRFIYYVGPVDPVGDEVVGPAGPTTATRMDKFTRQILEQTGLLGMIGKSERGPTAIEAIKDNKAVYLMAVGGAAYLVAQAIKKSKVLAFAELGMEAIYEFEVKDMPVTVAVDSKGESVHITGPAIWQKKISDSLAVEVQ, from the coding sequence ATGACCGTGATCAAGCAAGATGACCTGATACAGAGCGTTGCCGACGCTTTGCAGTTCATTTCCTACTACCACCCCGTGGATTTCATCCAGGCGATGCACGAGGCCTACCTGCGCGAAGAATCGCCGGCGGCCCGTGACTCCATGGCGCAGATCCTGATCAACTCGCGCATGTGCGCCACCGGCCACCGGCCGATCTGCCAGGACACCGGCATCGTGACCGTGTTCGTGCGCGTGGGCATGGACGTGCGTTGGGACGGCGCGACCATGAGCCTGGACGACATGATCAACGAGGGCGTGCGTCGCGCCTACAACCTGCCGGAAAACGTCCTGCGTGCGTCCATCCTCGCCGACCCGGCAGGCGCCCGCAAAAACACCAAGGACAACACCCCGGCGGTCATCCACTACTCCATCGTCCCCGGCAATACCGTGGAAGTGGACGTGGCGGCCAAGGGCGGCGGCTCCGAGAACAAGTCGAAGATGGCCATGCTCAACCCGTCCGACTCCATCGTCGACTGGGTACTGAAAACCGTGCCGACCATGGGTGCCGGCTGGTGCCCACCGGGCATGCTCGGTATCGGCATCGGCGGCACCGCCGAGAAAGCTGCGGTGATGGCCAAGGAAGTGTTGATGGAATCCATCGACATCCACGAGCTCAAGGCGCGCGGCCCGCAGAACCGTATCGAAGAGATGCGCCTGGAGCTGTTCGAGAAGGTCAACCAACTGGGCATCGGCGCCCAGGGCCTGGGTGGCCTGACCACCGTGCTCGACGTGAAGATCATGGACTACCCGACCCACGCCGCTTCGCTGCCGGTGTGCATGATCCCCAACTGCGCCGCCACCCGTCACGCCCACTTCGTGCTCGACGGCAGCGGCCCGGCGTCGCTGGAAGCGCCACCGCTGGACGCCTACCCGGAAATCGTCTGGGAAGCCGGCCCGTCGGCTCGCCGCGTGAACCTCGACACCCTGACCCCGGAAGAAGTCCAGAGCTGGAAACCGGGCGAAACCGTGCTGCTCAACGGCAAGATGCTCACCGGCCGCGACGCGGCGCACAAGCGCATGGTCGAGATGCTGAACAAGGGTGAAACCTTGCCAGTGGACCTCAAGGGCCGCTTCATCTACTACGTCGGCCCGGTCGACCCGGTAGGCGACGAAGTCGTCGGCCCGGCCGGCCCGACCACGGCCACGCGGATGGACAAGTTCACCCGCCAGATCCTCGAGCAGACCGGCCTGTTGGGCATGATCGGCAAATCCGAGCGCGGCCCGACCGCCATCGAAGCGATCAAGGACAACAAGGCCGTCTACCTGATGGCCGTCGGCGGTGCCGCTTACCTGGTGGCCCAGGCGATCAAGAAATCCAAGGTCCTGGCGTTCGCCGAACTGGGGATGGAAGCGATCTACGAGTTCGAGGTCAAGGACATGCCGGTGACCGTTGCGGTCGACAGCAAAGGCGAGTCGGTGCACATCACCGGTCCTGCCATCTGGCAAAAGAAGATCAGTGACAGCCTGGCGGTGGAAGTGCAGTAA